The stretch of DNA GCAATCTCGTTAATCGACGATTCGAGGGCTTTTGCGTTTTGTGCAGCTTCGCCCAAACCTCGGTTAACTGTGACTTTTACAAGCTTTGGCACCTGATGGATATTCGTGTACTGAAATTGCTCCATCAGTTGCGGGACTATCTTTTCTTGATATAGGGTTTTGAGTCGTGCTGTCATAGTTTTTACTTTTACTTCTTCCTGGTCTTGGTCAGGAATAATTAGCTTTTAAGCTATTTATCAAGAATTTCACCTGTTTTTTTAAGCATTCGGACTTTACGACCTTGCTCGTTAAAGGTGTAGCAAACGCGACTGGCAATGTTTTGCTTCGTCGAGTAGAGCATGACATTAGAACTGTGAATCGGAGCTTCTGAAGTTACGATTCGACCAGATTCACCTTCTTGGGTTGGTTTGACGTGTTTGGTTTTGACATTCACGCCTTTGACGATCACTTTGCTTAATTTAGGATACGTCTTGAGAACTTCGCCGACTTTACCTTTGTCGCTACCTGAGATGACTTGTACAGTATCTCCGGTTTTGACGTGCATTTTATGGCGAATCGGCGCATTTCCATTCTTACGTGCAGCCATTACAGCACCTCCGGAGCCAGGGAAACAATTTTGGTAAAGTTTTTGTCGCGTAGTTCGCGGGCAACAGGTCCAAAAACACGCGTACCTCTGGGATTACCATCGGCGTTGATAATAACTGCAGCATTGTCATCAAAGCGAATGCTCATGCCACTTTCGCGGCGCAATCCTTTACGCGTACGCACAATTACTGCCCGCACAACATCTGATTTTTTTACTGCCATATTCGGAATGGCGTCTTTTACAACAGCGATAATCACATCGCCTACATTGCCATAACGGCGATTACCTGCACCCATAACGCGGATGCACATAAGTTTGCGCGCACCGCTATTATCAGCAACATTAAGGTAAGACTGGGGTTGAATCACAGTTTGTCTCCCGATTGTCTAGCTAGTAGTGGCACTACTCAGAATTTCTTTAACTACCCAGCGTTTTGTGCGGCTGAGCGGTCTAGTTTCTTGGATGCGGACGCGATCGCCTTCTTTACACTCATTTGCTTCATCATGAGCTTTATAGCGCCGCGTTTGGACGACGATTTTTCCGTACTTGGGGTGAGGAGCGCGGTTTTCTACGGCAACGACGACCGTTTTTTCCATTTTGTCGCTCACTACTACGCCAACTCGTTCTTTAACTGCCATAGTGATTTATTTTTCTGCAACCGACTGTGATGATTGTGCTGCGAGCTTTCTTTCGTGTTCTACGGTGAGTAATTGAGCTAGCTGGTGTCTAGCGTGCTTAAACTGATGTGGTTTTTCTAACTGTCGCGTAGCTCTTTGTAGGCGCAGTTGAAAGAGTTGCTTCTTCAGCGCTGCGATTTGAGTAGCTAGTTCTTCGTCACTCAAGTTTCTCGCTTCGGAAATTTTTGGAAGTGGCATTGATTAAACCTCCTCCTCAGAACGCACAATAAACTTTGTTTTGATCGGCAACTTGTACATTGCCAAGCGCATTGCTTCGCGCGCGGTTGCTTCAGGTACACCCGCGATTTCAAATAAAATACGTCCTGGTTTAACAACTGCTACCCAGTATTCGGGAGAACCTTTACCCGAACCCATCCGCGTTTCGGCTGGGCGCATTGTTACTGGTTTATCAGGAAAAATACGAATCCAAATTTTTCCACCACGGCGAATGTATCGAGTCATTGCTCGACGCGAAGCCTCGATTTGACGTGAGGTGATCCAAGCAGGTTCTAGCGCTTGAAGACCAAAGTCACCAAAATTAAGGGTATTACCTCGCGTGGCGACTCCTTCCATCCGTCCGCGCTGCTGTTTGCGGAATTTTGTTCTTCTAGGACTTAACATGATTTAGTACCTTCTGCGCAATTAACTAACCGCTAACGGATTTCATTCTTCGTTGGAACGGTCTTCAAACTGCTGACGACGGCGCTGTTGTGGTTGGCGACGACGCGGCTGATTTGATGATGGTGTTGGTGCTTGCTCTTGTCCAGGAATAATTTCTCCTTTAAAGATCCATACCTTAATGCCTAAAATTCCGTAGATCGTTTGAGCAGTGGTGTAGGCATAGTCAATATCTGCCCGTAACGTGTGTAGAGGAACTCTACCTTCACGAGTCCACTCGGTACGCGCAATTTCTGCACCATTTAATCGACCGCTGACTTGAATGCGGATGCCTTGAATTCCTGCTTTTTGAGCGCGCTGAATCGTTTGACGGACGACGCGGCGAAACGAAACGCGACGTTCTAACTGCTGTGCAATATATTCAGCAATCAGATAAGCATCAGCATCGACTTGCTGCACTTCGACTACATTAATGCGAATTTGACGGTTACCACCGAGTAATTCTTGTAATCCTGTGCGCAGCGATTCGATTCCTGTACCACCTCGACCGACAACGACGCCGGGGCGAGCAGTACGTACTTCTAGGTCGATTTGATCTGCTTTACGCTCGATCCGTACTTCCGAAATTCCTGCGTTATTTTGTGCGAGTCTGCCGAGCTTTTGCTCGATATAGTTGCGCAGCTTATGATCTTCTTTCAAAATCTCAGGATAGCGCGCTGGTTCAGCAAACCACCGCGATTGGTGTTCCTGAGTTACTCCTAGGCGAAAACCAACTGGATGAATTTTCTGTCCCACAAATACTTCCTCTAGTTACTAACTTTCTGCTGCTAATGCTGCATCTGTAGCGACGGCTACAGTAATGTGGCACGTAGGTTTGCGAATTTGGTAAGCCCGCCCTTGCGCTCTAGGTTGAAAGCGCTTAAGCACAGGACCTTGATCCGCATACGCTTGAGTTATTTTGAGTTCGGCTGGATTTAATCCCGCATTGTGTTCGGCATTAGCAACTGCGCTTCTGAGCACTTTGAGGATCGGATCGCACGCTCTGTAGGGCATGAATTCAAGAATAATCAGTGCTTCGCGGTACGATCGCCCGCGAATTTGATCGAGAACGCGACGTACTTTATAAGGAGACATCCGAATGTAGCGCGCGCTTGCTTTTACTTCTGTAGTATCACTAGCCATAACCTTTCTCCTCTAGCTGTTAGCGTTAGCTATTAGCTATCTATCTCCCTGCTTTCTTATCGCTTTTGGCATGACCGCGAAAAGTACGTGTTGGCGCAAACTCGCCTAGCTTGTGTCCTACCATTTGCTCGTTGATAAAGACTGGTACGTGTTGGCGTCCATTATGGACGGCAATTGTGTGACCAACCATCTGAGGCAAGATGGTAGACGCTCGCGACCAGGTTTTAATAACTTGTTTTTCGCCTTTTGCATTTAGCTTTTCAATTTTGCTGAGCAAACTGTCAGCGACAAAAGGACCTTTTTTGAGAGAACGACCCATAGCTCAATTTCGGATATTAGATGTGTTCGATGTAGAATTATGATTCTCTGCCACCGCGACCGCGTTTGGAAGACTTACGTCGACGGCGAACGATCAAAGCATTACTCGCTTTTTTCGGCTTGCGTGTCTTAGCTCCCAATGCTGGTTTACCCCACGGTGTCACAGGACCTGGTCTCCCAATGGGCGCTCTACCCTCTCCACCACCATGCGGATGATCGACGGGGTTCATTACACTACCCCTGACTTTGGGTCGGCGTCCTTTCCAACGATTGTGTCCAGCTTTTCCAGCACTGAGGTTACGCGCCTCAATATTGCCAACTTGCCCAATCGTGGCGTAGCATTCGCGGCGGATCATGCGGACTTCGCCAGAAGGCAGTTTGAGTGTCACGTAGTTACCTTCTTTAGCGACAACCTGCGCGCTAGCACCTGCGGCGCGGACAATTTGCGCACCGCGACCAGGATACAGTTCAACGTTGTGAACGGTTGTTCCTAGAGGAATGCGGCTGAGTGGTAAGGCATTGCCGTCCTCAAAGGGTGCATCGGGTCCAGAAATTACAGTTTGTCCGACTTTTAAGCCGTTGGGTTGGAGAATATACCGCTTTTCGCCGTCTTGGTAATATAGCAGCGCAATGCGCGCGTTACGGTTGGGATCGTACTCGATCGCGGCAACTTTAGCGGGAATATTGTGTTTGTTCCGTTTAAAGTCGATGATTCGATACAAACGCTTGTGTCCGCCACCGCGACGGCGGCTTGTAATTACTCCGCGATTGTTCCGACCTTTAGCACGGTGGATTGATACAGTAAGCGATCGCTCTGGCTCAGTCTTGGTAATTTCGCTAAAGTCAGAGACAACGCGTTGGCGCGTACTGGGTGTATATGGTCGATAAGAGCGTGTACCCATAAGTTGTTTGGTTGTTGTGTTGACAATTTTGAATTGCGCGTGGCATCAGCTAGCGTCCAACTGACAATTCACTAAACATCTGGGAACAGGACTTTTCTAATTTTGTCTTCTTCCCCAGTCGCTACCGTGACAATAGCTTTCTTGTATTGGGGCTTAAAACCAACAAATCGCCCGACCCGACGCTGCTTGCGCGGCTGCTGTTGGGTATTAACTTGAACAACTTTGACTTCAAATAAGTCCTCGATCGCTGCTTTGATTTGTGGTTTTGTTGCTTTTGGAGTCACTTCAAAAGTAAATTTGTTTTCCTCCATCAGCCGCGTCGCCTTTTCGGTGAGTATAGGACGACGTACTAAATCAGGGAGCGATCGCCGATCAATTTTAGGCACCGTAGACCTCCTGAATTTTTTCAATAGCAGCTACTGTTGTCACGATCCGGTCAGCGTTTAACAAGTCGTAGACATTTAACTGATCTGCGGTGATTAGCTTAATTTGTGCAACGTTTCGGGCTGATAAATAAATTGTTTCTACCATTTCTGGTAGAATCAACAGTACCTTGGTATCTGTATCAATTCCCCAGCGCGCGATCGCCGCAATTAAATCTTTTGTCTTGGGTCGGGCTAACTCACTCGCGAAGTCTTCCACAACGACTATATCTTCAGCGCGACTTACTAAAGCGGTGCGTAAAGCAAGCCGTCGCTCTTTGCGATTCATTTTAATTTCATAGTCTCTGGGCTTTGGTCCAAAGATGACACCACCGCCACGCCATAATGGCGAACGAATCGAACCAGCCCGCGCGCGACCTGTTCCTTTTTGTCGCCAAGGTTTGCGACCCCCACCACGGACTTCTGCACGAGTTTTAGTACTTGCCGTGCCTTGTCTCGCATTCGTTGTTTGCCGTACTAATGCACGGTGGACTATGTGCGAGGCACTTTTTTCATTGGCAACTTGCAAATCGAGTGCTGCTTGCCCTACCTCTTCTCCCTGCCAGTTTTTTACTACACACTCTACCATTTCTTCTTTACCCCTTCTTTGTAGTCGCTTGGTGTATAGAGTAAACTACGCGTTTACCTCGAACACCTGTAGTGGCAATTCATTTGTCGCCCTACTTTTGACTACCTCGCTTAGCTGGCACAATATTCAATAAAGCACCAGGTTTTCCTGGAACTGCTCCTTTGATTAGCAACAAGTTGCGTTCGGAGTCTACTTTGACAATTGTGAGGTGAGGAATCGTGACGCGTTTTCCACCTAGGCGACCTGCCATCCTTTTGCCTGGATAAACACGCCCTGGTGTCGTACCTGCACCGATTGAACCAGGTAATCGATGGTTTTTAGAACCATGTGACATTGGACCGCGACCGAAGTTGTGCCGCCTTTGATAACCTGCAAAACCGCGACCGATGCTTGTGCCAATGACATCAACGATTTGTCCGGCAGTAAAGATATCTGCCTTGATTTCTTGACCTAAATTGTATTCGCTCGGATTATCTAAGTGATACTCGCGCAGATGGCGCAAAGCTGGAGCCGAAGATTTGGCAAGATGACCTAATAAAGGTTTGTTAAGCGCTTTCGGCTTAACTTCTTTGTAGCCGACTTGGATGGCAGCGTAACCATCTGTTTGTTTGGTTTTGATTTGCGTAACTGTGCATGGACCGGCTTGAACTACAGTTACAGGAATTGCTTTTCCTGCCTCGTCAAACACTTGGGTCATGCCCAGCTTGGTGCCGAGGATACCTACAGCCACAGTAACTGGTTTCTCCTTTTTTCAAGGTTGAATTAGCACCGGATATCGCTGATTCGCTGTAACCGGTTTGACATGAACTCACTTACCCAATAGCTTGGGCAAATCAGCCATTTTTAGTTTTGAGCCTACGCGTGGAAAGACACTTTAGGTTTATCGCGATATTGCTATTGCAGTTAACTATCTCACCTAGACTTAAACAGCAAGCCGTTTAGTATCTATGTTGGTGAGTTAACGAGCTTTAGACCATAGTGCTGGTATTAATTACATTGCTGTCTACTTTTGCTATATTACTCGCTCGTTGAACTAACGTTCGTCGCACAAATGCTTGGAACTATCCAAACACTTAGCGCATTGAGCCTTACACAGCCTTTGTTGTAGGTGTTAAGCAATTGATATTGCTTGTTGACCTAATTTCCCAATCAAGATTATAGTCTGAGAGCTTAATGCTATAAGCTACTATAGCAACGCCTGCTAAACCTATTGATTTACGTTTGCTACCACGTAGTTTGCGTTGTCAATAACCTAGCATCAAGGCTATTGCTGACTCAAACTAAAGGCATTTTGGTCACAATCTAACACTATAAACTATTTATTTGTTTTTGTCTACTGCTTGCCCGAGTTTTTCGGATGGAATGTGACGAGCTAAGTATTGGTGATAGCATCATTAGACTTTCCGATGAAAAAGATTACGTATTTCTATTGATAAGCGCAAAAAACTTTAAACAATGAGAAGTGACAAGCCTTCAAGAAGAACACGAGATACCAAGCATGGCACGATATAAGCGATACTTAAAATCAGAAATGCCCCGCGCAGGTAATCGCACATAGATTGCAGTACCTCAAATGTTGAGTAAGTGAGAATCACAAACTTATGGCACTCATTGTTATCGGTAATAAATTTATTAAAGACCTAGAAAAGGTTGGCGCCCTTGGCGTTTACGTACCTCCTGAGGGAGGTTTTGAAGGTCGCTATCAACGCCGACTACGAGCAGCAGGATATACTACATTGCATATTACGGCGCGGTCTTTGGGCGATGTTTCTGCATATTTAACCAAAGTTCATGGAGTTCGACCGCCACATCTTGGTAAGAAAAGTGTTGGTAAAGGTGCTGCAGTAGGAAATGTTTACTATGCTCCACCGATTGTGACTTACCATTTACAACAACTACCTCCTAAGTCAAAAGGGTTAGTGTTGTGGATGATCGAGGGACATCTACTTTCTAATCAGGAAGTTGAGTACTTAGCGAAATTACCAAGCCTAGAGCCACGGGTAAAAATCGTCCTCGAACGGGGAGGCGATCGCTATTTCCGCTGGACACCCTTAAAAGATACATTACCAACGAGCTATCAAAGTGCTTAGTTGGTGTTCAATTGAGGCGATCGCACTTTTGAACTTCTTGAGCAAAGGTAAGAAAGTTGTTTTCTTACCTCAGATATTATATTGCTACCTGAAATAGCTTTGATGATAGTAATAGAGAATTTTCTATTTCTTGTCGGACTTCGGAAGACACTTGACATTTAGATTTGAGACAGTTGAGCAGTAGCGTGTTGGCGTAATAGTATTGCTTGAATAAATTTTGCTGGTAAGTACTAAAATGCCAATGATGCGCAAAATTACGATGCACAATCACTGCATTCTGGAGAATTTTAACTTCGTCCTGACCAAATAATCTCCACCACTCAATAAATCTGTTTTCATCATTTTGAGTGCATTGTATAGCGCGCTGTTTAAGCATTGTCAACACTTGTTTTAACTCAGGAGCAATGCTATCTGCACGCATGATTGCGCGGTCGAGAACGCGATGATAAATTAAATGAGGCTTAGTAGTTCCCAAGACGTTATTAATTGTCAGCACGCGGTCAAGGGCAAGATCGAGACATAATTGCTCATCAAGGTAACGCGCAAATTCAGAATGACAAGCTTTAGCTAACTCTAACCTTCCTGCTGTGGTATTACAAGCCCGTGCCAGTTCTAAATCCAAGTAAAATGCTCTAATGATTACTGAGGGACAAGAACCTCTCATGTTTTGGGCTTTCGTGTTTAGCCAGTTGAGAAAGTGAATTAATTGAGGCTCATTAACCAACAAGTCATCAATATGTTTTTTGGCTAGCAGTAATAAGTAATCTGCTTGTGAAAGCATTCCTGCACACAGTATAAACACTTCGCGCCAGCGTTTATCGGTAATACGGCTGACAAGTTGTGTTAAAGCTATCTTTGAAGCCTGAGTTTCAATATTGAGAACGATGTTTTTTGCCGCAAGATATTCCTGAAAGGTAATATGTGAGAAAGAGTAAATTCCTCTAGCACGTTCTACAAGTAAACCATGTTGTGCTTCGATTGCTTTGAGCAAAGCTTCGGGATCGAGCCGTAATTGCCAATCAAGACTTACATCAGATAGGCTAGTAATATAATTGGTAATATGTTGCTCTAAATCTTGCTGTTTGAAGAAGTATTCTCCACGCTCAAAGGTATTGCGGGCGATATAACCTAATAAATCGTGTTTTCGCTGCACGGATAGATATTCATAAAGTTCGTCACGCTCAACATGGCGTTTGGCATCCCATTTTTTAAGTAAAATATTTAGTGCTTCTTGATATAAGTTGGCACGATTTGCTGGAAAATCTCTAGCTTCTGCAAAGACTAAACAGAGTAGAGTCAATAATAATGGATTTGTTGCGAGTTCTCTGAGACGGGAATTTTGGTGGAGTTTGAGAAGAAATTGATGGCTCTTAACTTGAGTATCTGCAAACCATTTATGTACAAACTCAGTAATTTGGGATTGGTCAAAATCGGCAAGTTCTACTTCAGTAAATTGTTCTAAATTATAGTCTAGCGACGCTATACGACAAGTAATAATAAACTGATTACTATGATACTTAGTACTAAATTGATTGATCTGCTGTAGCACGCGATGAACTTCTTTTTGTCGTACTTCATCGAGACCATCGAGTAGAATTAATGCTTTGCCTTGGTTCAATATTTGAGAAGTCAAAATAGCATCGACATTATAATTAGCTAGTTCTTGATTAATATACGTAGATAAACTTGATGTATGGGAGCTTGCTGCAAAATTCTTCAGACTAATAAAAATAGGAATCTGGTAGCGTAACTTTCCAAAAGCACATTCTGTAGCAAGATGCTTCAAAAAAGTTGTTTTACCTGAACCTGGTTTTCCTAAAATAATTAACTTAGAATAATTTTGAACAGCTTGTAATCCAGATAATTTTTGTTTATTAGCATTGCATAAATCTAGATCGTTACTATCTGATAGCTGATATGGTTGTAGTTCCTCAATTTCTAGCCAACGACGACTACTAATGCTTTTTAGAACGTTCATGTTAGTATAAAGCTCTTGTAGTGGTCTTGGATAGGACATATCTAAAGTCCTAATTCTGCCGTACTTGTGTTGAATGTCAGCTTGGATTTGCTTCCATATTTGACTAGCCTCATTTAACTCAGACCTCAGCGTTTCTTGATTAGTTTTGACTGAGTAAGTATCTGGTAAATCTGCTATCTCTTGCCACGATAACCCAAGTTTTTCGCAAATTTTATGAAAATTTTCTCTATCGATTGGCTTACCAGCGAAAAAGTTTTGTACTGTAGCGCGTGAAACTTCTATCTCTACTGCTAATTCAATCTTTGTAGCAAATTTCAATATTGCTTTATTAGCTACTTTTATTCCTTCTGGTGTAGCTTTTAATGACCGACTTGATCGCCTTTTCATATAGTATTAAAATTCTTCGCAAAATCATATGAGTTTTGAGTTTATTACTTAGAAAAATAGTTTTTTAAACTATTTAAAATGTCTATTTCTTTGTCTGCAACATACTGTTAATGACTACAAACATACAAAATTAGGTAGAAATAACACTATAAGCTAAAATCCTTGTTGTAATACGTAATTGAATAAATATTTAATTTTTCCTCAGCTTATCTACACAAACTCTATTGTAGATTGCTTTTATTATCTATCTACTATCGTAGGACATAACTCAACTTAGTGTGGCTTCACCTATTTTGTTGAATATAAGTACAATAAATGTGTAGATATTTATACTAGTAATAAAAATACTTACCAAATATTAGGCGTGTATTCGGTTTGATAGCTATGCAATAATGTATAGGATTAAACATTAGTAAGACGATCGCACAACCAGTCAAATTTTTGTAAGAATACAGACAAGCATTCGTGCTTTGTTGTTATTTCTCTGTACTCTAAAAACGTCTTATGCCACCCAAAATTACAGATCCAGTAGTTTGGCAACAAGCTGAATTATTAATGCAACCCGCGTTTATTAGGGTTATCGATCATATAGGTAAGCGACTTGAAGGATCTGACTGGCGGGGAACGTATGAAGACGTAATGAGG from Chroococcidiopsis sp. TS-821 encodes:
- the rpsS gene encoding 30S ribosomal protein S19 — translated: MGRSLKKGPFVADSLLSKIEKLNAKGEKQVIKTWSRASTILPQMVGHTIAVHNGRQHVPVFINEQMVGHKLGEFAPTRTFRGHAKSDKKAGR
- the rplX gene encoding 50S ribosomal protein L24, with product MAARKNGNAPIRHKMHVKTGDTVQVISGSDKGKVGEVLKTYPKLSKVIVKGVNVKTKHVKPTQEGESGRIVTSEAPIHSSNVMLYSTKQNIASRVCYTFNEQGRKVRMLKKTGEILDK
- the rpsQ gene encoding 30S ribosomal protein S17, with amino-acid sequence MAVKERVGVVVSDKMEKTVVVAVENRAPHPKYGKIVVQTRRYKAHDEANECKEGDRVRIQETRPLSRTKRWVVKEILSSATTS
- the rpmC gene encoding 50S ribosomal protein L29, which encodes MPLPKISEARNLSDEELATQIAALKKQLFQLRLQRATRQLEKPHQFKHARHQLAQLLTVEHERKLAAQSSQSVAEK
- the rpsC gene encoding 30S ribosomal protein S3, with the translated sequence MGQKIHPVGFRLGVTQEHQSRWFAEPARYPEILKEDHKLRNYIEQKLGRLAQNNAGISEVRIERKADQIDLEVRTARPGVVVGRGGTGIESLRTGLQELLGGNRQIRINVVEVQQVDADAYLIAEYIAQQLERRVSFRRVVRQTIQRAQKAGIQGIRIQVSGRLNGAEIARTEWTREGRVPLHTLRADIDYAYTTAQTIYGILGIKVWIFKGEIIPGQEQAPTPSSNQPRRRQPQQRRRQQFEDRSNEE
- the rplD gene encoding 50S ribosomal protein L4, with protein sequence MVECVVKNWQGEEVGQAALDLQVANEKSASHIVHRALVRQTTNARQGTASTKTRAEVRGGGRKPWRQKGTGRARAGSIRSPLWRGGGVIFGPKPRDYEIKMNRKERRLALRTALVSRAEDIVVVEDFASELARPKTKDLIAAIARWGIDTDTKVLLILPEMVETIYLSARNVAQIKLITADQLNVYDLLNADRIVTTVAAIEKIQEVYGA
- the rplN gene encoding 50S ribosomal protein L14, which codes for MIQPQSYLNVADNSGARKLMCIRVMGAGNRRYGNVGDVIIAVVKDAIPNMAVKKSDVVRAVIVRTRKGLRRESGMSIRFDDNAAVIINADGNPRGTRVFGPVARELRDKNFTKIVSLAPEVL
- the rplC gene encoding 50S ribosomal protein L3 encodes the protein MAVGILGTKLGMTQVFDEAGKAIPVTVVQAGPCTVTQIKTKQTDGYAAIQVGYKEVKPKALNKPLLGHLAKSSAPALRHLREYHLDNPSEYNLGQEIKADIFTAGQIVDVIGTSIGRGFAGYQRRHNFGRGPMSHGSKNHRLPGSIGAGTTPGRVYPGKRMAGRLGGKRVTIPHLTIVKVDSERNLLLIKGAVPGKPGALLNIVPAKRGSQK
- a CDS encoding NAD(P)H-quinone oxidoreductase subunit N; this encodes MALIVIGNKFIKDLEKVGALGVYVPPEGGFEGRYQRRLRAAGYTTLHITARSLGDVSAYLTKVHGVRPPHLGKKSVGKGAAVGNVYYAPPIVTYHLQQLPPKSKGLVLWMIEGHLLSNQEVEYLAKLPSLEPRVKIVLERGGDRYFRWTPLKDTLPTSYQSA
- the rplB gene encoding 50S ribosomal protein L2, producing the protein MGTRSYRPYTPSTRQRVVSDFSEITKTEPERSLTVSIHRAKGRNNRGVITSRRRGGGHKRLYRIIDFKRNKHNIPAKVAAIEYDPNRNARIALLYYQDGEKRYILQPNGLKVGQTVISGPDAPFEDGNALPLSRIPLGTTVHNVELYPGRGAQIVRAAGASAQVVAKEGNYVTLKLPSGEVRMIRRECYATIGQVGNIEARNLSAGKAGHNRWKGRRPKVRGSVMNPVDHPHGGGEGRAPIGRPGPVTPWGKPALGAKTRKPKKASNALIVRRRRKSSKRGRGGRES
- the rplV gene encoding 50S ribosomal protein L22 — translated: MASDTTEVKASARYIRMSPYKVRRVLDQIRGRSYREALIILEFMPYRACDPILKVLRSAVANAEHNAGLNPAELKITQAYADQGPVLKRFQPRAQGRAYQIRKPTCHITVAVATDAALAAES
- the rplP gene encoding 50S ribosomal protein L16 gives rise to the protein MLSPRRTKFRKQQRGRMEGVATRGNTLNFGDFGLQALEPAWITSRQIEASRRAMTRYIRRGGKIWIRIFPDKPVTMRPAETRMGSGKGSPEYWVAVVKPGRILFEIAGVPEATAREAMRLAMYKLPIKTKFIVRSEEEV
- a CDS encoding 50S ribosomal protein L23; this encodes MPKIDRRSLPDLVRRPILTEKATRLMEENKFTFEVTPKATKPQIKAAIEDLFEVKVVQVNTQQQPRKQRRVGRFVGFKPQYKKAIVTVATGEEDKIRKVLFPDV
- a CDS encoding NACHT domain-containing NTPase codes for the protein MKRRSSRSLKATPEGIKVANKAILKFATKIELAVEIEVSRATVQNFFAGKPIDRENFHKICEKLGLSWQEIADLPDTYSVKTNQETLRSELNEASQIWKQIQADIQHKYGRIRTLDMSYPRPLQELYTNMNVLKSISSRRWLEIEELQPYQLSDSNDLDLCNANKQKLSGLQAVQNYSKLIILGKPGSGKTTFLKHLATECAFGKLRYQIPIFISLKNFAASSHTSSLSTYINQELANYNVDAILTSQILNQGKALILLDGLDEVRQKEVHRVLQQINQFSTKYHSNQFIITCRIASLDYNLEQFTEVELADFDQSQITEFVHKWFADTQVKSHQFLLKLHQNSRLRELATNPLLLTLLCLVFAEARDFPANRANLYQEALNILLKKWDAKRHVERDELYEYLSVQRKHDLLGYIARNTFERGEYFFKQQDLEQHITNYITSLSDVSLDWQLRLDPEALLKAIEAQHGLLVERARGIYSFSHITFQEYLAAKNIVLNIETQASKIALTQLVSRITDKRWREVFILCAGMLSQADYLLLLAKKHIDDLLVNEPQLIHFLNWLNTKAQNMRGSCPSVIIRAFYLDLELARACNTTAGRLELAKACHSEFARYLDEQLCLDLALDRVLTINNVLGTTKPHLIYHRVLDRAIMRADSIAPELKQVLTMLKQRAIQCTQNDENRFIEWWRLFGQDEVKILQNAVIVHRNFAHHWHFSTYQQNLFKQYYYANTLLLNCLKSKCQVSSEVRQEIENSLLLSSKLFQVAI